The following coding sequences lie in one Anoplolepis gracilipes chromosome 4, ASM4749672v1, whole genome shotgun sequence genomic window:
- the LOC140665313 gene encoding cilia-and flagella-associated protein 96 — MSKKRSRINVPIVGRQYGKTDLERVGFFDDPQSGPFDQYGGPVQFREGIEKGRQICGGPFNKLFEKKYERIFEREALTEPWRDETKKRLQDEKRKIGGHMLPTSPAKKHSSPGDWYGCFAKSSYFSTEPRVEEKKKTPVPPNMKIKPNPLGGPGYANICFSPYPSYSHEPYDHIEGIVRKKKVSEGRFLTTSAQLDYFPPNPYKDEIPGPTYVHPVEIARKTLAMERFYVPFPKKPGGSHEGCFSKFPEYTNDPYVKDKGKAAAEPKFISGGPSLRSKYTNSIIAQITKISCNARNYPEYRERVYSLH, encoded by the exons atgagTAAGAAACGTAGTAGAATAAATGTTCCAATTGTCGGCCGTCAATATGGAAAAACTGATCTCGAACGAGTAG GTTTCTTTGATGATCCTCAATCAGGCCCTTTTGATCAATATGGAGGTCCTGTACAATTTCGCGAGGGAATCGAAAAAGGGCGTCAAATTTGCGGTGGACccttcaataaattattcgagAAAAAGTATGAGCGAATTTTTGAAAGGGAGGCACTTACAGAACCATGGCGCGACGAAACAAAAAAACGG TTACAAgatgaaaaaaggaaaattggTGGCCACATGCTACCGACATCTCCGGCGAAGAAACACTCGTCGCCTGGAGATTGGTATGGATGCTTTGCTAAATCCTCTTACTTCAGTACGGAACCGAGAGTggaggagaagaaaaaaacgcCAGTTCCGCCTAATATGAAAATCAAACCCAATCCGCTCGGTGGGCCGGGTTACGCGAATATTTGCTTCAGCCCTTATCCGTCGTACTCCCACGAGCCTTACGATCACATCGAAGGGATAGTTCGTAAAA AGAAGGTGTCTGAAGGACGATTTTTGACGACTAGTGCGCAGTTGGATTATTTTCCTCCCAATCCTTACAAAGATGAGATACCAGGACCCACTTACGTCCATCCGGTCGAAATTGCAAGGAAGACACTTGCTATGGAGAGATTCTACGTTCCTTTTCCCAAGAAACCTGGCGGAAGTCACGAGGGTTGCTTCAGCAAGTTTCCAGAGTACACGAACGATCCTTATGTTAAGGATAAGGGTAAAGCTGCCGCCGAGCCCAAGTTTATAAGCGGCGGACCATCCCTACGTTCGAAATATACAAATAGTATTATCGCGCAGATAACAAAGATATCGTGCAACGCCCGCAATTATCCGGAATATCGAGAACGAGTGTATTCTCTGCactga